One segment of Nocardia farcinica DNA contains the following:
- the glp gene encoding molybdotransferase-like divisome protein Glp yields the protein MRSVEDQQIKVTAAAVAPRPVRVAISEAQGLLCAEDVVTERPLPGFDQAAIDGYAVRSVDVAAAGSDIRDEDGELVDLTLPVVGEVVAGSRQPIRLQPRQTVRVDTGAPLPTLADAVLPLDFTDGGRARIKVFEPVRSGDYVRRIGDDVQPGDVAVRAGTIIGPAQVGLLAAVGQDKVLVHPRPRLSVIAVGGELIDIDRTPGPGQVYDVNSYALAAAARDAGADVNRVGIVSTDPRRLRDVVEGQLVRSEVVVIAGAVGGWASEQVREALEGLGELEIARVAMHPGSVQGFGRLGRDEVPTFLLPANPVGALVVFEVMVRPLIRIALGRRHPMRRVIRARTITPISSMAGRKGYLRAQLMRDESTGEYLVQPLGGAAGSSHLLATLAEANSLIIVDPDDTEIRTGDEVQVAFLSQRG from the coding sequence ATGCGCTCGGTTGAGGATCAGCAGATCAAGGTGACCGCGGCGGCGGTCGCACCACGGCCGGTCCGCGTCGCGATCTCCGAGGCCCAGGGCCTGCTGTGCGCCGAGGACGTGGTCACCGAGCGCCCGCTGCCCGGTTTCGACCAGGCCGCGATCGACGGTTACGCGGTGCGCAGTGTCGATGTCGCGGCCGCGGGGTCCGACATCCGCGACGAGGACGGCGAACTCGTCGACCTCACCCTGCCGGTGGTGGGGGAGGTCGTGGCGGGCTCGCGCCAGCCGATCCGGCTGCAACCGCGCCAGACCGTGCGGGTGGACACCGGCGCCCCGCTGCCCACCCTCGCCGACGCGGTGCTGCCGCTGGATTTCACCGACGGCGGCCGGGCCAGGATCAAGGTGTTCGAGCCGGTGCGTTCGGGCGACTACGTGCGCCGCATCGGCGACGACGTGCAGCCCGGTGACGTGGCGGTGCGGGCAGGCACGATCATCGGCCCGGCCCAGGTGGGTCTGCTGGCCGCCGTCGGCCAGGACAAGGTGCTGGTGCATCCGCGCCCGCGGCTGTCGGTGATCGCCGTCGGCGGCGAGCTCATCGACATCGACCGCACCCCCGGCCCCGGCCAGGTCTACGACGTCAACTCCTATGCGCTGGCCGCCGCGGCCAGGGATGCGGGCGCCGACGTGAACCGGGTCGGCATCGTCAGCACCGATCCGCGCCGGCTGCGCGACGTGGTCGAGGGCCAGCTGGTGCGCTCGGAGGTCGTGGTGATCGCGGGCGCGGTCGGCGGCTGGGCCTCCGAACAGGTCCGCGAGGCGCTCGAGGGCCTGGGGGAACTCGAGATCGCGCGGGTCGCCATGCATCCCGGGTCGGTGCAGGGCTTCGGGCGGCTCGGCCGCGACGAGGTGCCGACCTTCCTGCTGCCCGCCAACCCGGTGGGCGCGCTGGTGGTCTTCGAGGTGATGGTGCGCCCGCTCATCCGCATCGCGCTCGGCCGCAGGCACCCCATGCGCCGCGTCATCCGGGCCAGGACGATCACCCCGATCAGCTCGATGGCCGGTCGCAAGGGCTATCTGCGCGCGCAGTTGATGCGCGACGAGTCGACCGGTGAATACCTGGTGCAGCCGCTCGGCGGCGCGGCGGGCTCCTCGCACCTGCTGGCCACCCTGGCCGAGGCGAACAGTCTGATCATCGTCGATCCGGACGACACCGAGATCAGGACCGGCGACGAAGTTCAGGTCGCGTTTCTCTCCCAACGCGGCTGA
- a CDS encoding GNAT family N-acetyltransferase: protein MNVFRATQHPGWPARLGPVRVAAGQITLRPVRLRDAAAWSRIRLRDREHLEPWEPTGRGTWEARNHASNWPSLWSSLKAEARRGAMIPFAIEVDGAFAGQLTVGNIVRGALRSAWIGYWVAKDLSGQGVATAALALGLDHCFGPVGLHRVEATVRPENLASQAVLRNVGFREEGLLRRYLDVDGAWRDHLLVGITVEELATPVIERMARAGRVILP from the coding sequence ATGAACGTGTTCCGGGCGACGCAGCACCCCGGATGGCCCGCCCGACTCGGCCCGGTGCGCGTCGCGGCCGGCCAGATCACCCTGCGGCCGGTGCGGTTGCGCGACGCGGCTGCCTGGAGCCGCATCCGGTTGCGCGACCGCGAGCACCTCGAGCCCTGGGAACCGACCGGGCGCGGCACCTGGGAGGCGCGTAACCACGCGTCGAACTGGCCATCGCTGTGGTCGAGCCTGAAGGCCGAGGCACGGCGCGGGGCCATGATCCCGTTCGCCATCGAGGTCGACGGCGCGTTCGCCGGACAGCTGACGGTCGGCAACATCGTGCGCGGCGCGCTGCGCTCGGCGTGGATCGGCTACTGGGTGGCCAAGGACCTCAGCGGGCAGGGCGTCGCGACGGCCGCGCTCGCGTTGGGGCTCGACCATTGTTTCGGACCGGTGGGACTGCACCGGGTGGAGGCCACCGTGCGGCCGGAGAACCTGGCCAGCCAGGCCGTGCTGCGCAACGTCGGCTTCCGCGAGGAAGGACTGCTGCGGCGCTATCTCGACGTGGACGGCGCCTGGCGCGATCATCTGCTGGTCGGCATCACCGTCGAGGAGCTCGCGACGCCGGTCATCGAGCGGATGGCCCGCGCCGGCCGGGTGATCCTGCCCTGA
- the sepX gene encoding divisome protein SepX/GlpR, giving the protein MPNSILWIGLVVLWVFVLFPILADRHPRIRQTTDAALATRVLHRGGSKRRLRYRPNRARRKRFHSDDAEDRMSTPADEKITDTDDAVTGTSDEAGHGGTPSDSDIADSAPREPDSPDDDALRRARGERDGEIDADADDSAETDIAEKTQDGEKARVPVDSDDEPAADEPGHGRTRAESSGEDVRAASDEDDTAEDATADDHAAPGHEDEPRPRRERVTARIPPARSAVPVRAPEPAAEYDAQFDQAGEDRAGFDHAEDSADEDEPDFVPTRRGRGGYDPEADAIARAARYTFRQRAVLALLLTAIMSGALALILTPLFWWACGLSVVVLATYLAYLRKQVRMEEEIRRRRAARLARRRGEPVPEQADDHEDDEDEHATARGGMDRATARALRRRSSLLDVDDEDPLFEHLEAFDPAAARALRHRTGTDMRRAVGE; this is encoded by the coding sequence ATGCCGAATTCGATCTTGTGGATCGGCCTGGTCGTGCTCTGGGTCTTCGTCCTGTTCCCGATTCTCGCCGACCGGCATCCGAGGATCCGGCAGACGACCGACGCCGCGCTCGCGACCCGGGTATTGCACCGCGGCGGTTCCAAACGGCGCCTGCGCTATCGACCGAACCGAGCGCGGAGAAAGCGTTTCCACAGCGATGATGCGGAGGACCGGATGAGCACACCGGCCGACGAGAAAATCACCGATACCGACGACGCCGTGACCGGCACGTCCGACGAAGCCGGACACGGCGGTACGCCGTCCGACTCCGACATCGCCGATTCCGCACCGCGCGAACCAGATTCGCCGGACGACGATGCGCTGCGCCGCGCCCGCGGCGAGCGGGACGGCGAAATCGACGCGGACGCCGATGATTCCGCCGAAACGGATATCGCGGAAAAGACGCAGGACGGCGAGAAAGCCCGCGTCCCGGTCGATTCCGACGACGAACCGGCCGCCGATGAGCCCGGGCACGGCCGGACCCGCGCCGAGTCGTCCGGTGAGGACGTTCGGGCGGCCTCCGACGAGGACGACACCGCCGAGGACGCCACCGCCGACGACCACGCAGCCCCCGGACACGAGGACGAACCGCGCCCGCGCCGCGAACGCGTCACCGCCCGGATTCCACCCGCCAGGTCGGCCGTGCCGGTCCGCGCGCCCGAACCGGCGGCCGAGTACGACGCCCAGTTCGATCAGGCAGGCGAAGATCGAGCCGGGTTCGACCACGCCGAGGATTCCGCCGACGAGGACGAGCCGGACTTCGTGCCGACCCGGCGGGGACGCGGCGGCTACGACCCCGAAGCCGACGCGATCGCCCGCGCCGCCCGCTACACCTTCCGGCAGCGCGCGGTGCTGGCCCTGTTGCTCACCGCGATCATGTCCGGCGCGCTCGCCTTGATCCTCACGCCGCTGTTCTGGTGGGCGTGTGGCCTCTCGGTCGTCGTGCTGGCCACCTACCTGGCCTACCTGCGCAAGCAGGTGCGCATGGAAGAGGAGATCCGCAGGCGCCGCGCCGCCCGGCTGGCCCGCCGCCGCGGCGAGCCGGTGCCCGAGCAGGCCGACGACCACGAGGACGACGAGGACGAGCACGCCACCGCCCGCGGCGGCATGGACCGAGCCACCGCCCGCGCCCTCCGCCGCCGCTCCAGCCTGCTCGACGTCGACGACGAAGACCCCCTCTTCGAACACCTGGAGGCCTTCGACCCCGCCGCCGCGCGCGCCCTGCGCCACCGCACCGGCACCGACATGCGCCGGGCAGTCGGCGAATAA